A single Mycolicibacterium cosmeticum DNA region contains:
- a CDS encoding PAC2 family protein yields MTPSDGLPDLRNTIIVAAFEGWNDAGDAASDALEHLDAMWEAETIVEIDDEAYYDYQVNRPVIRQVDGVTRELVWPSMRISHCRPPGSDRDIVLMHGVEPNMRWRTFCAELLAIADKLNVDTVVILGALLADTPHTRPVPVSGAAYSADSAKFFGLEETRYEGPTGIAGVFQDACVQAGIPAVTFWAAVPHYVSQPPNPKATVALLRRVEDVLDIEVPLGDLVTQAEEWEQAVTEMTAEDDEIAEYVQSLEERGDAEVDMNEALGKIDGDALAAEFERYLRRRGR; encoded by the coding sequence GTGACCCCGTCGGATGGCCTGCCCGATCTGCGCAACACCATCATCGTCGCGGCCTTCGAAGGCTGGAACGATGCGGGTGATGCCGCCAGCGACGCCCTGGAACACCTGGACGCGATGTGGGAAGCGGAGACGATCGTCGAGATCGACGACGAGGCCTACTACGACTACCAGGTGAATCGCCCGGTGATCCGCCAGGTGGACGGCGTCACCCGGGAGCTGGTGTGGCCGTCGATGCGGATTTCGCATTGCCGCCCGCCGGGCAGCGACCGCGACATCGTGCTGATGCACGGGGTGGAACCCAATATGCGCTGGCGCACCTTCTGCGCGGAGCTGCTGGCGATCGCCGACAAACTCAACGTCGATACCGTGGTGATCCTGGGTGCCCTGCTGGCCGACACGCCGCACACCCGGCCGGTGCCGGTGTCCGGAGCGGCCTACTCCGCCGATTCGGCGAAGTTCTTCGGCCTGGAGGAAACCCGGTACGAGGGCCCCACCGGCATCGCCGGGGTGTTCCAGGACGCCTGCGTGCAGGCCGGCATCCCGGCGGTGACGTTCTGGGCCGCGGTGCCGCATTACGTCTCGCAGCCGCCCAATCCGAAGGCGACCGTCGCACTGCTGCGCCGGGTCGAGGACGTGCTGGACATCGAGGTGCCGCTGGGCGATCTGGTGACGCAGGCCGAGGAATGGGAGCAGGCGGTCACCGAGATGACGGCCGAGGACGACGAGATCGCCGAGTACGTGCAGTCCCTGGAGGAACGCGGGGATGCCGAGGTGGACATGAACGAGGCGCTCGGCAAGATCGACGGGGATGCGCTCGCCGCGGAGTTCGAGCGCTACCTGCGCAGAAGAGGCCGCTAA
- the metH gene encoding methionine synthase, which translates to MSADVTASNFEPNIRPDCTDELTAALRRRIVVIDGAMGTAIQRDRPDEAGYRGERFKDWPSDLVGNNDLLTLTQPHIIAGIHREYLEAGADIIETNTFNANAVSLSDYGMAELGYELNYAGAALARAACDEFSTPDKPRYVAGALGPTTRTASISPDVNDPGARNVSYDQLVAAYADAARGLVDGGADLLIVETIFDTLNAKAAIFAIESLFEERGRRWPVIISGTITDASGRTLSGQTTEAFWNSVRHAKPLAVGLNCALGAPEMRPYLAEMSRIADTFVSCYPNAGLPNAFGEYDETPTRQAGYVAEFAEAGLVNMVGGCCGTTPAHIADIAKVVEGKTPREVPTIEVATRLAGLEPLNITDESLFVNIGERTNITGSARFRNLIKAEDYDTALSVALQQVEVGAQVIDINMDEGMIDGVAAMDRFTKLIAAEPDISRVPVMIDSSKFEVIETGLKNVQGKPIVNSISLKEGEEKFVREARLCRKYGAAVVVMAFDEQGQADNLERRKQICGRAYQILTDEVGFPPEDIIFDPNCFALATGIEEHASYGIDFIDACAWIKENLPGVHISGGISNVSFSFRGNNPVREAIHAVFLFHAIKAGLDMGIVNAGALVPYDSIDPELRDRIEDVVLNRREDAAERLLEIAERFNKSDKTEEAGAAQWRSLPVRERITHALVKGIDAHVDDDTEELRAEIAAAGGRPIEVIEGPLMDGMNVVGDLFGSGKMFLPQVVKSARVMKKAVAYLLPFIEAEKEQNGTANSKDTNGTIIMATVKGDVHDIGKNIVGVVLQCNNFEVIDLGVMVPASKILDAAKEHDADIIGLSGLITPSLDEMVNFAVEMEREGLQIPLLIGGATTSRAHTAVKVAPRRSGPVVWVKDASRSVPVAAALLDDKQRPALLEATEKDYASLRERHAQKNERPMLTLEKARANRTPVEWEGYTPPVPAQGLGVREFTDYDITELREYIDWQPFFNAWEMKGRFPDILNNPASGEAARKLYDDAQEMLDTLIKEKWLTANGVIGFFPANAVGDDIEVYADDSRTEVLTTLHNLRQQGEHRDGIPNRSLGDFVAPKETGLRDYVGAFAVTAGLGSADKIAEFKADHDDYSAILLESLADRLAEAFAERMHERVRKEFWGYQPDEQLDNEALIAEKYTGIRPAPGYPACPEHTEKVTLFSLLDATERTGIELTESMAMWPGAAVSGWYFSHPQSQYFVVGRLAQDQVADYARRKGWTLKEAERWLAPNLGYNPED; encoded by the coding sequence GTGAGCGCTGACGTGACCGCCTCGAACTTCGAACCCAACATCCGCCCCGACTGCACCGACGAGCTGACCGCCGCGCTGCGCCGGCGGATCGTCGTGATCGACGGCGCGATGGGCACGGCGATCCAGCGCGACCGGCCCGACGAGGCAGGCTACCGCGGCGAGCGGTTCAAGGACTGGCCGAGCGATCTGGTGGGCAACAACGACCTGCTCACCCTGACCCAGCCGCACATCATCGCCGGCATCCACCGCGAATACCTCGAGGCGGGCGCCGACATCATCGAGACCAACACGTTCAACGCCAATGCGGTCTCGCTGTCGGACTACGGCATGGCCGAACTCGGCTATGAGCTCAACTACGCCGGCGCAGCCCTGGCCCGCGCCGCCTGCGACGAGTTCAGCACCCCGGACAAGCCGCGGTATGTCGCCGGGGCGCTCGGGCCGACGACGCGGACCGCGTCCATCTCGCCGGACGTCAACGACCCCGGGGCGCGCAACGTGTCCTACGACCAGCTGGTCGCCGCCTACGCCGACGCCGCCAGGGGCCTCGTCGACGGCGGTGCCGACCTGCTCATCGTCGAGACGATCTTCGACACGCTGAACGCCAAGGCCGCGATTTTCGCCATCGAGTCGCTGTTCGAGGAGCGCGGCCGCCGCTGGCCGGTGATCATCTCGGGCACCATCACCGACGCGTCCGGGCGGACGCTGTCCGGCCAGACCACCGAGGCGTTCTGGAACTCGGTCCGGCACGCCAAGCCGCTCGCGGTCGGGCTGAACTGCGCCCTGGGCGCCCCGGAGATGCGGCCCTACCTGGCCGAGATGTCGCGCATCGCGGACACGTTCGTGTCGTGCTACCCGAATGCGGGTCTGCCCAACGCCTTCGGCGAGTACGACGAGACCCCGACGCGGCAGGCCGGCTACGTGGCCGAGTTCGCCGAGGCCGGTCTGGTCAACATGGTCGGCGGCTGCTGCGGCACGACACCGGCGCACATCGCCGATATCGCCAAGGTCGTCGAAGGTAAGACGCCACGCGAGGTGCCGACGATCGAGGTGGCCACCCGGCTCGCCGGCCTGGAGCCGCTCAACATCACCGACGAGTCGCTGTTCGTCAACATCGGGGAGCGCACCAACATCACCGGTTCCGCCCGGTTCCGCAACCTGATCAAGGCCGAGGACTACGACACCGCGCTGTCGGTGGCCCTGCAGCAGGTCGAGGTCGGCGCGCAGGTCATCGACATCAACATGGACGAGGGGATGATCGACGGCGTCGCCGCGATGGACCGGTTCACCAAGTTGATCGCCGCCGAACCGGACATCAGCCGGGTGCCGGTGATGATCGACTCCTCCAAGTTCGAGGTCATCGAGACAGGCCTGAAGAACGTGCAGGGCAAGCCGATCGTCAACTCGATCTCCCTGAAGGAGGGCGAGGAAAAGTTCGTCCGCGAGGCCCGGCTGTGCCGCAAATACGGCGCCGCCGTCGTCGTGATGGCCTTCGACGAGCAGGGGCAGGCCGACAACCTGGAGCGCCGCAAGCAGATCTGCGGGCGTGCCTACCAAATCCTGACCGACGAGGTCGGCTTCCCGCCGGAAGACATCATCTTCGACCCGAACTGCTTCGCGCTGGCCACGGGCATCGAGGAGCACGCGTCCTACGGGATCGACTTCATCGACGCCTGCGCCTGGATCAAGGAGAACCTGCCCGGGGTGCACATCTCGGGCGGAATCTCGAACGTCTCGTTCTCATTCCGGGGCAACAACCCGGTGCGGGAGGCGATCCACGCGGTCTTCCTGTTCCATGCCATCAAGGCCGGCCTGGACATGGGCATCGTGAACGCCGGTGCGCTGGTGCCGTACGACTCGATCGACCCCGAGCTGCGGGACCGCATCGAGGACGTCGTGCTGAACCGCCGCGAGGACGCCGCCGAGCGGTTGCTGGAGATCGCCGAGCGGTTCAACAAATCGGACAAGACCGAAGAGGCCGGGGCGGCGCAGTGGCGCAGTCTGCCGGTCCGGGAACGGATCACGCACGCGCTGGTCAAGGGCATCGACGCGCACGTCGACGACGACACCGAGGAGCTGCGGGCGGAGATCGCCGCCGCGGGCGGGCGCCCGATCGAGGTGATCGAGGGTCCGCTGATGGACGGGATGAACGTCGTCGGCGATCTGTTCGGCTCGGGCAAGATGTTCCTTCCGCAGGTGGTGAAGTCGGCGCGGGTGATGAAGAAGGCCGTGGCGTACCTGCTGCCGTTCATCGAGGCGGAGAAGGAGCAGAACGGCACAGCCAATTCGAAGGACACCAACGGCACCATCATCATGGCGACCGTGAAGGGCGATGTCCACGACATCGGCAAGAACATCGTCGGAGTCGTGCTGCAGTGCAACAACTTCGAGGTGATCGACCTCGGTGTGATGGTGCCGGCGAGCAAGATCTTGGACGCGGCCAAGGAACACGACGCCGACATCATCGGGCTGTCCGGCCTGATCACCCCGTCGTTGGACGAGATGGTCAACTTCGCCGTCGAGATGGAACGCGAGGGCCTGCAGATCCCGCTGCTGATCGGCGGCGCGACCACCTCCCGGGCCCACACCGCCGTCAAGGTGGCCCCGCGCCGGTCCGGTCCGGTGGTGTGGGTCAAGGACGCGTCCCGCTCGGTGCCGGTCGCGGCCGCGCTGCTGGACGACAAGCAACGGCCGGCCTTGCTGGAGGCCACCGAGAAGGACTACGCGTCGTTGCGGGAACGGCACGCCCAGAAGAACGAGCGGCCGATGCTCACGTTGGAGAAGGCCCGGGCCAACCGGACGCCGGTCGAGTGGGAGGGTTACACGCCGCCGGTGCCGGCGCAGGGGCTCGGGGTGCGGGAATTCACCGATTACGACATCACCGAATTGCGCGAGTACATCGACTGGCAACCGTTCTTCAACGCCTGGGAGATGAAGGGCCGCTTCCCGGACATCCTGAACAACCCGGCGTCGGGCGAGGCCGCCCGCAAGCTGTACGACGACGCCCAGGAGATGCTCGACACCCTGATCAAGGAGAAATGGCTGACCGCCAACGGCGTGATCGGCTTCTTCCCCGCCAACGCGGTCGGTGACGACATCGAGGTCTACGCCGACGACAGCCGCACCGAGGTACTGACGACGCTGCACAATTTGCGCCAGCAGGGTGAGCACCGCGACGGCATCCCGAACCGGTCGCTCGGCGATTTCGTCGCCCCCAAGGAAACCGGTCTCCGGGATTACGTCGGTGCCTTCGCGGTGACCGCTGGGCTGGGCAGCGCGGACAAGATCGCCGAGTTCAAGGCCGATCACGACGACTACAGCGCCATCCTGCTGGAGTCCCTCGCCGACCGGCTGGCCGAGGCCTTCGCCGAGCGGATGCACGAACGCGTCCGCAAGGAGTTCTGGGGCTACCAGCCCGACGAACAGCTGGACAACGAGGCCCTGATCGCCGAGAAGTACACCGGTATCCGCCCGGCCCCCGGCTACCCGGCCTGCCCGGAGCACACCGAGAAGGTGACGCTGTTCTCCCTGCTGGACGCCACCGAGCGCACCGGCATCGAGCTGACCGAGTCGATGGCGATGTGGCCCGGTGCCGCCGTCAGCGGCTGGTACTTCTCGCACCCGCAGTCGCAGTACTTCGTGGTCGGCCGACTGGCCCAGGACCAGGTCGCCGACTACGCCAGGCGCAAGGGATGGACGCTGAAGGAAGCCGAGCGCTGGCTGGCCCCCAACCTGGGCTACAACCCGGAGGACTGA
- a CDS encoding SDR family oxidoreductase, translating to MTVLVTGATGNIGRKVVDRLLDLGVRDIRALTTDPAKANLPHGVQVVTGFLGRPDTLPAALAGVQRVYLAPYPPTLDAALEHIAAAGVEYLVALSGGAHWQRHADAVAAAAVPSTQLGPGEFCDNFAMWAPQIRTGLVRDVAPDAVEAPVSMDDIARVAAHLLAGPRDAHLGRMYELTGPVAITRAEIARQIGVGLGTSVGMQPCSRAEAEELLRPVMGDGAGWYLDLWEGEPEPQAANDNVEVLTGTPAETMAQWSSRHRELFA from the coding sequence ATGACGGTCCTTGTGACGGGTGCCACCGGAAATATCGGCCGCAAGGTCGTCGATCGGCTGCTCGACCTGGGCGTCCGCGACATCCGCGCGTTGACCACCGACCCGGCCAAGGCGAATCTGCCCCACGGTGTGCAAGTCGTCACAGGCTTCCTGGGCCGGCCCGACACGCTGCCCGCCGCCCTGGCCGGCGTGCAGCGCGTCTACCTCGCGCCGTACCCGCCCACCCTCGATGCAGCACTCGAACACATCGCGGCGGCGGGAGTCGAGTACCTGGTGGCGTTGTCGGGCGGCGCGCACTGGCAGCGGCATGCGGACGCGGTGGCGGCCGCGGCGGTCCCCAGCACGCAGCTGGGTCCCGGCGAGTTCTGCGACAACTTCGCCATGTGGGCACCGCAGATCCGGACGGGCCTGGTGCGCGACGTGGCACCCGATGCCGTCGAAGCGCCGGTGTCCATGGACGACATCGCCCGGGTCGCCGCCCACCTGCTGGCCGGCCCACGCGATGCACACCTGGGCCGGATGTACGAACTGACCGGACCGGTGGCGATCACCCGGGCGGAGATCGCGCGGCAGATCGGTGTCGGCCTGGGCACGTCCGTCGGGATGCAGCCGTGCAGTCGCGCCGAAGCCGAGGAGTTGCTGCGGCCGGTCATGGGCGATGGTGCCGGGTGGTACCTGGACCTGTGGGAGGGCGAGCCGGAACCGCAGGCCGCCAACGACAATGTCGAGGTGCTGACCGGGACACCCGCCGAGACCATGGCGCAGTGGTCATCCCGTCATCGCGAGTTGTTCGCCTGA
- a CDS encoding HAD family hydrolase encodes MRAVLFDMDGTLVDSEKLWDVGMHALYAQMGGVMSEESRAATVGGSAESVMVHAYRDLGREPDPAAMAASIDWLHVYVGELFEGGLPWCAGARELLDALLADDVPMALVTNTRRGLTEKALESIGRHYFSVTVCADEVPHGKPAPDPYRRAAQLLGLAPAQCLAIEDSITGTTAAEAAGCPVVVVPNDIAVPASPRRHLVSSLEDVDVAVLRDIHSGLATEVA; translated from the coding sequence CTGCGGGCCGTCCTCTTCGACATGGACGGCACCCTGGTCGACAGCGAGAAGCTCTGGGACGTCGGCATGCACGCGTTGTACGCCCAGATGGGCGGGGTGATGTCCGAGGAGTCCCGGGCGGCGACGGTCGGCGGCTCGGCCGAGAGCGTGATGGTGCACGCCTACCGGGATCTGGGGCGCGAGCCCGACCCGGCGGCGATGGCCGCCTCCATCGACTGGCTGCACGTGTACGTGGGGGAGCTCTTCGAGGGCGGGCTGCCGTGGTGCGCCGGCGCCCGCGAACTGCTCGACGCGCTGCTGGCCGACGACGTCCCGATGGCGCTGGTGACCAACACCCGCCGTGGGCTCACCGAGAAAGCACTCGAAAGCATTGGCCGGCATTACTTTTCGGTGACCGTGTGCGCCGACGAGGTGCCGCACGGCAAACCCGCCCCCGATCCGTACCGGCGGGCCGCGCAGTTGCTGGGGTTGGCCCCGGCACAGTGCCTTGCCATCGAGGATTCGATCACCGGGACCACTGCCGCGGAGGCGGCAGGTTGCCCGGTGGTGGTGGTGCCCAACGATATTGCGGTGCCCGCCAGCCCACGACGCCATCTCGTCTCGTCGCTCGAGGACGTCGATGTCGCCGTGCTGCGGGATATCCATTCGGGACTCGCCACGGAAGTGGCCTGA